A DNA window from Sulfitobacter noctilucicola contains the following coding sequences:
- a CDS encoding leucyl aminopeptidase has product MTALTPFEFAETDIDAIAGHKGRIAVFVDPEGRLDAGARRVNKLTRGALARLVEAEGFAKSKPGDAQVLAYPAGLAADAVDVVHLPRKTDKAAARKAGASLAKSRKKADVLLLAGGVRHPAEVAYGLMMRDYAYEDQKSEPKERAGAVTVMCSKPDDARSAAAPLMAVAEGAFMTRDLINAPANVLTTTEFANQLAEMKALGLKVEVLDEDELAKLGMRTLLCVGQGSDSPSKVVVMRWDGGTKGTAPLALVGKGVVFDTGGISLKPGAGMEDMTMDMGGAGVVAGVMRALAQRKAKANVVGLVGLVENMPSGNAVRPGDVIRSMKGDTVEVINTDAEGRLVLCDVMWYAQDRFEPAAMIDLATLTGAIIVGLGHENAGVFSNDDALCNAFLKAAKTEGEGAWRMPLGQAYDDLLKSRIADMKNIGGRAAGSVTAAQFLQRFVKDGVPWIHLDIAGVASVKSETALAPAGATGWGVAALNRLVADKFETD; this is encoded by the coding sequence ATGACTGCACTCACCCCCTTCGAATTTGCTGAAACGGACATTGACGCCATCGCAGGCCACAAGGGCCGGATCGCTGTATTTGTTGACCCGGAGGGACGTCTGGACGCCGGTGCGCGGCGTGTCAACAAGCTGACGCGCGGCGCGTTGGCGCGTCTGGTCGAGGCGGAGGGTTTCGCCAAATCAAAGCCCGGCGATGCGCAGGTTCTGGCTTATCCGGCGGGATTGGCCGCCGATGCGGTGGATGTGGTGCACCTGCCGCGCAAGACTGATAAGGCCGCAGCCCGCAAGGCAGGCGCTTCATTGGCCAAATCCCGCAAGAAGGCAGATGTTCTGTTGCTGGCAGGCGGTGTTCGGCACCCCGCCGAGGTGGCTTACGGATTGATGATGCGTGACTATGCATATGAAGATCAGAAGTCCGAACCCAAAGAACGCGCGGGTGCGGTGACAGTGATGTGCAGCAAGCCGGACGATGCGCGATCCGCTGCGGCCCCGTTGATGGCGGTTGCCGAGGGGGCCTTCATGACCCGCGATTTGATCAATGCGCCTGCAAATGTGCTGACGACGACTGAATTCGCAAACCAGCTTGCAGAGATGAAAGCACTGGGCCTGAAGGTTGAGGTGCTGGATGAAGACGAGCTTGCAAAGCTTGGAATGCGAACGCTTTTGTGTGTTGGTCAGGGGTCTGACAGCCCGTCGAAAGTCGTCGTGATGCGGTGGGACGGTGGCACCAAAGGCACCGCACCGCTAGCGCTTGTCGGTAAAGGGGTGGTGTTTGACACCGGTGGTATCAGCCTCAAGCCCGGCGCGGGCATGGAAGACATGACCATGGACATGGGAGGTGCCGGTGTGGTTGCAGGTGTCATGCGTGCGCTGGCCCAGCGGAAAGCCAAGGCAAATGTGGTCGGTCTGGTCGGATTGGTCGAGAACATGCCATCGGGCAACGCGGTGCGGCCCGGCGATGTCATCAGATCAATGAAGGGTGACACGGTTGAGGTGATTAACACAGACGCAGAGGGTCGTTTGGTCCTGTGTGACGTCATGTGGTATGCGCAAGACCGCTTTGAACCCGCAGCGATGATCGATCTGGCCACACTGACCGGTGCAATTATTGTTGGGTTGGGTCATGAGAACGCGGGCGTGTTCTCGAACGATGACGCACTGTGTAACGCTTTCCTCAAAGCGGCAAAAACCGAAGGCGAGGGCGCTTGGCGGATGCCATTGGGGCAAGCCTATGACGATCTGCTGAAGAGCCGCATCGCTGATATGAAGAATATCGGTGGGCGCGCGGCGGGGTCTGTCACTGCGGCTCAGTTCCTTCAGCGGTTTGTGAAGGATGGTGTGCCGTGGATCCACCTTGATATTGCCGGTGTTGCTTCGGTCAAATCAGAGACGGCGCTTGCACCGGCGGGTGCGACAGGTTGGGGCGTTGCCGCATTGAACCGGCTGGTCGCAGATAAGTTCGAGACGGACTGA
- a CDS encoding DNA polymerase III subunit chi: protein MGAAYFYHLTRRPLVETLRMLLGKSLENDWRVAVRGTNAGGLQQLDQALWLGPEAEFLPHGIADGEHDADQPVLLTTAEAANRPNCLMSVHGAAVTAEEVGAMERVCVLFDGEDEEALQTARGQWKTLKDAGASAQYWSEESGRWEKKAET from the coding sequence ATGGGAGCGGCCTACTTTTACCATCTGACACGCAGGCCGTTGGTGGAAACACTGCGCATGCTGCTTGGCAAATCGTTGGAGAACGATTGGCGCGTTGCGGTGCGTGGTACCAACGCTGGCGGGTTACAGCAGCTTGATCAGGCCCTCTGGCTGGGACCCGAGGCGGAGTTTCTGCCGCACGGAATTGCCGATGGTGAGCATGATGCAGACCAGCCGGTTCTGCTGACCACAGCAGAGGCGGCAAACCGCCCGAATTGTCTGATGTCGGTGCACGGCGCAGCCGTCACCGCCGAAGAAGTCGGCGCGATGGAGCGGGTATGTGTGCTTTTCGATGGCGAGGATGAAGAGGCGCTGCAGACCGCACGTGGTCAATGGAAGACATTGAAGGATGCGGGGGCATCAGCCCAATATTGGTCCGAGGAATCGGGGCGTTGGGAGAAGAAGGCAGAGACATAG
- a CDS encoding retropepsin-like aspartic protease family protein — protein MADFDIANLIYLIVLLAMVGGWFLMQGREGMNKTLQYAAVWAMIFIGGAAAVGLWQDISRDARSPQMSVSGSNQISVPRARDGHYYLTAQINDASIRFVVDTGATDMVLTQKDAQRAGIDPDDLAYLGRANTANGEVRTAFVRLDQVALGNVMDRDVPAVVNEGEMEQSLLGMGYLQRWGRIEITGGELILTR, from the coding sequence ATGGCCGACTTCGACATCGCAAACCTGATCTATCTGATTGTTCTACTTGCCATGGTAGGCGGTTGGTTCCTGATGCAGGGGCGCGAAGGGATGAACAAAACGCTGCAATATGCAGCCGTCTGGGCAATGATCTTTATCGGCGGTGCAGCCGCCGTTGGTCTGTGGCAAGATATCAGTCGCGATGCCCGCAGTCCGCAGATGAGCGTTTCAGGGAGCAACCAGATTTCGGTGCCCCGCGCGCGGGATGGACACTACTACCTTACAGCGCAGATCAACGATGCAAGTATCCGCTTTGTGGTCGACACAGGTGCCACCGATATGGTGCTCACGCAAAAAGATGCCCAGCGTGCTGGGATCGACCCTGATGATCTGGCCTATTTGGGCCGCGCCAATACGGCAAATGGCGAAGTGCGCACGGCCTTTGTCCGCCTTGACCAGGTGGCGCTTGGCAATGTCATGGACCGCGATGTGCCCGCAGTCGTAAACGAAGGCGAGATGGAGCAGTCACTTTTAGGAATGGGATATCTGCAACGCTGGGGCCGCATTGAAATCACAGGTGGCGAACTGATCCTGACGCGGTAG
- a CDS encoding MarC family protein, with product MTLDTAYMITALVTMFVVIDPIGIAPLFLALTTGMTPTQRRRIAIRAVCVAGFVLALFAFFGEALLGFVGISMPAFRIAGGILLFLTALDMLFERRTKRREDRTEEEDHSDDPSVFPLAIPLIAGPGAIASIILLIGEKPGGEGLVMVLSITALVLVGMALILLASSYVDRLIGKTGIDVITRVLGMLLAALSVQFVLDGLAAFGFGPGPG from the coding sequence ATGACACTCGACACAGCGTATATGATCACCGCCCTTGTCACGATGTTCGTGGTGATCGACCCGATTGGTATCGCACCTTTGTTTCTGGCGCTGACCACCGGTATGACGCCCACGCAGCGGCGGCGTATCGCGATACGGGCCGTCTGTGTGGCGGGCTTTGTGTTGGCGCTTTTTGCGTTCTTCGGTGAGGCGCTGTTGGGGTTTGTCGGTATCTCCATGCCTGCGTTCCGCATTGCAGGCGGTATCCTTTTGTTCCTGACCGCCCTCGATATGCTTTTTGAACGACGCACCAAGCGCCGCGAGGACCGGACCGAGGAAGAGGACCACAGCGACGACCCTTCGGTTTTCCCCCTCGCCATACCATTGATCGCCGGACCGGGTGCCATCGCCTCAATCATTCTTCTGATCGGTGAAAAACCGGGGGGCGAAGGGCTTGTCATGGTCCTGTCTATCACTGCACTTGTGCTCGTGGGTATGGCACTGATCCTGTTGGCAAGCAGTTATGTGGACCGCCTGATTGGCAAAACGGGGATTGATGTGATTACCCGCGTCCTCGGCATGCTTCTTGCCGCCCTCTCCGTCCAGTTTGTTCTTGACGGTCTAGCAGCCTTCGGTTTCGGTCCCGGCCCCGGCTGA
- a CDS encoding ABC-F family ATP-binding cassette domain-containing protein, translating into MLRISEINYSVEGRPLFEEASAVIPEGHKVGLVGRNGAGKTTLFRIIRGELGLDAGDISLPSRAKIGGVAQEVPSSETSLLDTVLEADTERAALMAEAETATDPGRISDIQSRLADIDAWSAEGRASSILKGLGFDAEEQQMPCSAFSGGWRMRVALAGVLFAQPDLLLLDEPTNYLDLEGSIWLEQYLAKYPHTVIIISHDRGLLNRAVNGILHLEERKLTFYQGPYDQFARQRAEQRAVQAAMAKKQQARRDHMQAFVDRFKAKASKAKQAQSRLKMIEKMDMIASPEQAAKRVFTFPEPEELSPPIIHIEGGAVGYTEDTPVLSRLNLRIDQDDRIALLGKNGQGKSTLSKLLSDRLVLMGGKAIRANKLRIGFFAQHQVDELHVNETPLQHMISARPGILHSKLRAQLAGFGLGPDQAETEVGRLSGGQKARLSLLLATLDAPHLLILDEPTNHLDIESREALVEALTHYSGAVILVSHDMHLLSMVADRLWLVSDGTVTPYEDDLESYRKMLLTPTKPVSKNAKPKEKPKEKRASRDEILSLRSEVRKSEARVTKINEMRDKLAKKLADPALYEDGKVGELEVWNKKYAEVMDALERAESLWMQAEEKLEKASS; encoded by the coding sequence ATGTTACGCATCTCAGAAATCAATTACTCCGTCGAAGGCCGCCCGTTGTTCGAGGAAGCTTCCGCCGTCATTCCCGAAGGTCACAAAGTGGGCCTTGTCGGGCGCAACGGTGCGGGCAAGACCACCCTATTCCGTATTATCCGGGGCGAATTAGGTTTGGACGCAGGCGATATCTCTTTGCCCAGCCGCGCCAAGATCGGTGGTGTCGCCCAAGAGGTCCCCTCGTCCGAAACATCTCTGCTCGATACCGTGCTCGAGGCGGATACCGAACGCGCCGCGCTGATGGCCGAAGCCGAGACCGCGACCGATCCTGGCCGCATCTCTGACATCCAGTCCCGTCTGGCCGATATTGACGCCTGGTCTGCCGAAGGGCGCGCATCCTCTATCCTCAAGGGTTTGGGATTTGACGCCGAAGAACAGCAGATGCCCTGTTCTGCCTTTTCAGGCGGCTGGCGCATGCGTGTGGCACTTGCTGGCGTGCTCTTTGCGCAGCCTGATCTTCTGCTCTTGGACGAGCCGACGAACTACCTCGATCTCGAAGGATCAATCTGGCTGGAGCAATACCTCGCCAAGTATCCGCATACGGTCATTATCATCAGCCACGACCGCGGTTTGCTGAACCGTGCCGTAAACGGGATTCTCCACCTCGAAGAGCGCAAGCTGACGTTTTACCAAGGCCCCTATGACCAGTTCGCCCGCCAGCGTGCCGAACAACGCGCTGTGCAGGCCGCAATGGCCAAGAAACAACAGGCGCGCCGCGACCACATGCAGGCTTTTGTTGACCGCTTCAAAGCGAAGGCATCAAAAGCAAAACAAGCGCAATCCCGTCTCAAGATGATCGAGAAGATGGATATGATTGCCAGCCCCGAACAAGCGGCAAAGCGTGTGTTCACCTTCCCCGAACCGGAAGAGCTGTCACCGCCAATCATCCACATCGAAGGCGGCGCTGTCGGCTATACTGAAGACACGCCCGTTCTGTCGCGCTTGAATCTGCGCATCGATCAGGACGATCGCATCGCGCTTCTGGGTAAAAACGGACAGGGTAAATCCACCTTGTCGAAACTTCTGTCTGACCGTCTGGTTTTGATGGGCGGTAAAGCGATCCGCGCCAACAAGCTGCGTATCGGTTTCTTCGCCCAGCATCAGGTGGACGAGCTGCATGTGAACGAAACGCCTTTGCAGCATATGATCTCTGCCCGCCCCGGCATTCTGCACTCGAAACTCCGCGCCCAGCTGGCAGGCTTCGGTCTTGGCCCCGATCAGGCCGAAACCGAAGTGGGCCGTCTTTCGGGTGGTCAAAAGGCGCGTTTGTCGCTGCTTCTGGCCACGCTCGACGCTCCACACCTGCTGATCCTTGATGAGCCGACCAACCACCTCGATATCGAATCTCGCGAAGCTCTCGTCGAGGCGCTGACGCATTATTCAGGTGCCGTTATCCTTGTAAGCCACGACATGCACCTGCTCAGCATGGTGGCTGACAGGCTCTGGCTTGTCTCTGACGGTACGGTCACGCCTTATGAGGACGATCTGGAGTCTTATCGCAAAATGCTGCTGACCCCGACCAAACCTGTCAGCAAGAATGCCAAGCCCAAAGAAAAGCCCAAGGAAAAACGTGCCAGTCGCGATGAAATCCTCAGCCTGCGCTCCGAAGTGCGCAAATCCGAGGCCCGCGTCACCAAGATCAACGAAATGCGCGACAAACTCGCCAAAAAGCTCGCTGATCCTGCCCTTTACGAGGACGGCAAAGTCGGTGAGCTTGAGGTGTGGAACAAGAAGTACGCCGAAGTGATGGACGCACTGGAACGCGCAGAAAGCCTCTGGATGCAAGCCGAAGAAAAACTTGAAAAAGCATCTTCTTAA
- a CDS encoding Bcr/CflA family efflux MFS transporter, translating to MKRTPPHLGTLVALTALTVLTLNMFLPALPEMQKAFGVSEAVMGLAISGYMGAAAVLQLIIGPVSDRLGRRPVALSMLALYVVASVICLLAQDVHVFLGARIVQAVAVGGGVLASAVVRDMFDGRVAAAKLATIASAMAIAPMLAPMLGGVLTSVMGWRAVFVVYAVIGTGLLALMWHDLGETQVKTPGQPPERISGLLTTPLFWAYAFCQALGVGAFYVFLTGSPFVAVALFGLTAAQVGLGLGSITGGFMLGSAVSARLVSRTGPMALILTGRLLPLAILSIGWLYFSLGGDQVLVLFAATLSVGFGNGLTLANANAGALSVRPRLAGTAAGVAGALALAIGAALTAVATALLSLAATPERLLSMMICVVFLSLIAALAARRLDKDV from the coding sequence ATGAAAAGAACACCGCCTCACCTGGGCACGCTGGTTGCGTTGACTGCCCTTACTGTATTGACGCTGAATATGTTCCTGCCGGCGCTGCCCGAAATGCAGAAAGCCTTTGGCGTGTCCGAGGCGGTGATGGGCCTTGCGATTTCGGGGTACATGGGAGCGGCTGCGGTCCTGCAACTGATTATCGGGCCGGTGTCCGACAGGCTGGGACGGCGTCCTGTCGCGCTGAGCATGCTGGCGCTTTATGTCGTGGCTTCAGTGATCTGCCTGCTGGCGCAGGACGTTCACGTGTTCCTGGGGGCAAGAATCGTTCAGGCGGTCGCCGTAGGCGGCGGAGTTCTGGCCTCCGCGGTCGTGCGTGACATGTTTGACGGGCGCGTTGCAGCGGCCAAGCTTGCGACTATCGCCTCGGCCATGGCGATCGCACCGATGCTGGCCCCGATGCTTGGCGGTGTGCTGACAAGCGTCATGGGCTGGCGCGCGGTATTTGTTGTCTATGCCGTCATCGGGACCGGTTTACTGGCGCTGATGTGGCACGATCTGGGAGAGACGCAGGTCAAGACACCCGGCCAGCCGCCCGAGCGGATATCCGGCCTTTTAACAACACCCCTATTCTGGGCTTACGCCTTCTGTCAGGCATTGGGAGTAGGGGCATTTTACGTCTTCCTGACAGGATCACCTTTCGTGGCTGTTGCGCTGTTTGGCCTCACGGCGGCGCAGGTCGGTCTAGGGCTCGGGTCAATCACAGGCGGTTTCATGTTGGGATCAGCAGTTTCCGCCCGATTGGTGTCACGCACTGGCCCCATGGCCCTTATTTTGACGGGTCGGCTTTTGCCGCTTGCCATCCTTTCTATCGGTTGGCTCTACTTTTCGTTGGGTGGGGATCAGGTGCTGGTTCTATTCGCTGCGACATTGTCGGTTGGATTCGGGAACGGGCTGACACTTGCTAACGCCAATGCCGGTGCCTTGTCCGTGCGCCCCCGGCTTGCTGGGACTGCTGCAGGCGTGGCAGGTGCGCTTGCGCTGGCGATCGGGGCGGCACTGACTGCAGTGGCCACGGCGCTATTGAGCCTTGCTGCAACGCCGGAACGTTTGCTTTCGATGATGATCTGCGTGGTGTTTCTTTCGCTCATCGCGGCTCTGGCGGCGCGGCGGCTGGACAAGGACGTGTGA
- the ndk gene encoding nucleoside-diphosphate kinase, with product MALERTFSIIKPDATKRNLTGAIVKKFEDAGLRVVASKRIHLSKAQAGEFYKVHAERPFYDELCEFMASAPIVAQVLEGENAIAKNREVMGATNPADAAAGTIRAEFAESVGENSVHGSDAPETAKEEIAYFFSGLELVG from the coding sequence ATGGCCCTCGAACGCACATTTTCCATCATCAAACCAGATGCAACAAAGCGCAACCTGACTGGCGCAATCGTCAAGAAATTCGAAGACGCAGGTCTTCGCGTTGTAGCCTCCAAGCGCATCCACTTGAGCAAAGCGCAAGCGGGCGAGTTCTACAAAGTTCACGCCGAGCGTCCGTTCTATGACGAGCTTTGTGAATTTATGGCTTCTGCGCCAATCGTTGCTCAGGTTCTCGAAGGCGAAAACGCCATCGCGAAGAACCGCGAAGTTATGGGTGCCACAAACCCGGCAGACGCAGCAGCCGGCACGATCCGTGCGGAATTTGCTGAAAGTGTTGGCGAAAACTCTGTTCACGGTTCAGACGCGCCAGAGACAGCTAAAGAAGAGATCGCATACTTCTTCTCAGGTCTTGAATTGGTCGGCTAA
- a CDS encoding DUF4112 domain-containing protein has translation MKDARFFSMETQNTPHPHAKDLDRLRRLANRMDNAVRLPIVGVRVGWDAVLGLVPGIGDALALAPSAYIIKESHRMGVPAPTLARMGMNSGIDLLIGSIPLVGDIFDIGWRSKTRNVDLLETHLNRVASKKKAASLRPSVSQ, from the coding sequence GTGAAAGACGCGCGTTTCTTTTCTATGGAAACGCAAAACACACCCCACCCCCACGCAAAAGATCTTGACCGACTGCGCCGCTTGGCCAACCGGATGGATAATGCAGTTCGGCTGCCTATTGTCGGTGTACGGGTTGGTTGGGACGCGGTGCTTGGCCTCGTGCCTGGCATCGGAGATGCGCTTGCTCTTGCCCCCTCGGCCTACATTATCAAGGAATCGCACCGCATGGGCGTTCCTGCCCCAACACTTGCGCGGATGGGCATGAACAGCGGGATAGACCTGTTGATCGGCTCGATCCCCCTCGTAGGTGACATTTTCGACATTGGTTGGCGGTCCAAAACCCGAAACGTCGATCTGTTGGAAACGCATTTGAACCGCGTGGCTTCAAAGAAAAAGGCCGCATCTCTGCGGCCTTCTGTTTCGCAATAA
- a CDS encoding aldose epimerase family protein, which yields MSAPASITLTSERLTAEILLSGATLTAVRAGRSQRNLVLGFADPLDHQQVAVYAGAIVGPVANRIEGGRVTIRGKTYQMPRNENGETCLHSGPDGIHARDWMILSQSPTAVALGLTLGDGDQGLPGERHLTAEYALNDDTLTLSITARTDQLTPINIAAHPYWNLDGLADVSGHRLMVTGDRYLPTGPDSLPTGEISQVAQTDFDYRHSVPLQLDPALDVNFCLAAKDRADPQHAATLTGSDGTTLEIATTAPGLQVYSGAFLPERAGILSEGRDLRPYAGVALEPQGWPNAPHQPAFPQITVSPGETWKQVTTYKIKTPD from the coding sequence ATGTCTGCGCCAGCTTCCATCACCCTCACATCCGAACGTCTCACCGCAGAGATCCTTCTGAGCGGTGCCACGCTTACAGCAGTTCGGGCCGGGCGGTCACAACGCAATCTGGTGCTTGGGTTCGCGGACCCGCTCGATCATCAGCAAGTCGCGGTCTACGCAGGTGCGATTGTCGGACCCGTCGCAAATCGAATTGAAGGCGGGCGCGTCACAATCCGTGGCAAAACCTATCAGATGCCCCGTAACGAGAACGGCGAAACCTGTCTGCATTCCGGCCCCGATGGCATCCATGCGCGCGATTGGATGATCTTGTCGCAGTCACCCACTGCCGTCGCGCTGGGTCTTACGCTCGGGGATGGAGATCAAGGCTTGCCGGGTGAGCGTCATTTGACCGCAGAATACGCCTTGAACGACGACACCCTGACGCTTTCCATCACTGCTCGAACGGACCAACTTACCCCGATAAACATTGCGGCACACCCTTACTGGAACCTCGACGGGTTAGCAGATGTCAGCGGGCACCGTTTGATGGTGACAGGCGACAGGTATTTGCCGACGGGGCCGGATTCACTGCCCACAGGTGAGATCTCTCAGGTCGCACAGACGGATTTCGATTACCGGCACTCCGTGCCCCTGCAACTCGACCCTGCTCTGGATGTGAACTTCTGCCTTGCTGCGAAAGATCGCGCTGACCCTCAACACGCTGCCACACTGACCGGATCGGATGGCACAACGCTAGAGATCGCGACAACCGCGCCGGGCCTTCAGGTCTATAGCGGCGCTTTCCTACCGGAGCGAGCGGGCATCCTTTCGGAAGGTCGTGATCTGCGCCCCTACGCAGGCGTCGCGCTTGAGCCGCAAGGGTGGCCGAATGCGCCGCATCAACCCGCGTTCCCCCAAATTACTGTGTCCCCTGGAGAGACGTGGAAACAGGTAACAACTTACAAGATCAAGACGCCTGACTAA
- a CDS encoding DGQHR domain-containing protein, which yields MESKMENVRIAVSRVSQPIGEFYVGRIESRALRAISYVEIREFLEGKQRKIAGIQRERNEGRINEIKRYVNLEYATFPTSVIISVPPECVEFEPLINDSSGEPSLFNMTLQTFGEEGEEDYTPLDRVAFIIDGQHRVAGLEGLQDGKLFDVNVSVFIGASEADKAEIFARVNQAQTKVNPSLVVDLASFYEERGPMKFAHETILAMNHDEDGPFHDKIKRLGKAEAGKGHIQTLAQATVVKPVLDYITPDPEGDRNKRYKGIFSSKRPVNAWTRHIFQPFYDDDNDAAVFLCLTNYFNAVKARWPKLWDDAPAGTVLNRTTGYGALMKFLRPVYLSKCDKGEILTREACDEVFRGISIPDRELTREHFLPGSSGVSTLYNRLLSESGLSDKQPKQPTLL from the coding sequence TTGGAAAGTAAGATGGAAAATGTCCGAATAGCGGTCTCGCGTGTCTCTCAGCCGATCGGAGAATTTTATGTTGGCCGAATAGAGTCGCGTGCACTACGAGCCATTTCATATGTTGAAATTCGAGAGTTTCTCGAAGGCAAGCAACGAAAGATTGCTGGCATTCAGCGTGAGAGGAATGAAGGCCGCATCAATGAGATTAAGCGCTACGTAAATCTAGAATACGCTACCTTTCCAACTTCCGTTATTATCTCGGTTCCTCCTGAATGCGTCGAATTTGAACCTCTAATAAATGACTCAAGTGGCGAACCATCTTTATTTAATATGACACTTCAAACCTTTGGCGAAGAAGGTGAAGAAGACTACACGCCGCTCGACCGTGTTGCTTTCATCATAGATGGCCAGCACCGAGTAGCAGGGTTAGAGGGCCTACAGGACGGAAAGCTATTTGATGTCAATGTTTCAGTTTTCATAGGCGCGTCAGAGGCGGATAAAGCCGAAATCTTTGCTCGGGTTAATCAGGCGCAAACAAAGGTGAACCCCAGCCTGGTTGTGGACCTTGCTTCGTTTTATGAAGAACGCGGGCCCATGAAGTTTGCTCACGAAACCATCTTGGCTATGAACCATGATGAAGATGGGCCATTTCATGACAAGATTAAGCGACTTGGAAAGGCTGAAGCAGGGAAGGGGCATATTCAAACGCTTGCGCAGGCAACTGTCGTAAAGCCCGTACTCGACTACATCACGCCGGATCCGGAAGGCGACCGCAATAAGCGTTACAAAGGCATCTTTTCATCGAAGAGGCCCGTAAACGCCTGGACTAGGCATATCTTCCAGCCCTTCTACGACGACGACAACGATGCGGCAGTTTTTCTCTGCCTTACGAACTACTTCAATGCGGTTAAAGCGAGATGGCCAAAACTCTGGGACGATGCGCCAGCAGGCACTGTCCTGAACCGAACCACTGGATATGGTGCTCTGATGAAGTTTTTGCGCCCCGTCTATTTGTCTAAATGTGACAAAGGTGAAATACTGACCCGTGAAGCTTGTGACGAAGTGTTTCGAGGTATCAGCATTCCTGACCGCGAACTAACGAGAGAGCACTTTTTGCCAGGGAGTTCAGGAGTATCCACGCTCTATAATCGGTTGCTTTCCGAGTCTGGATTGTCGGACAAGCAACCGAAACAACCAACACTCTTGTAG
- a CDS encoding HNH endonuclease yields MDWTTLESRPGSFSKNFGWGAAPGLTLLHRVINAIFNGQMTPVPRDNARATISRVATGDPLIPLNFFLYNQEIDGENYIIPDQLVLEALANPHDQSFDRLAMSALNFSRVGTWRGARPWQAYPAPWARRFAVEEVWDGNSWNTRRITTERIETFMEGNMIYGGNTPHKFATNLHFLYDRSSLIGLTSSEREDWWASALFLFLDRCMMDGEIGMGISASDILQFVQDEDFWALTAANPTLAPFAALPIIEEYLDLGGPERLVSVHVETPTPKPSAFPTGRVDASKKASKPRKPADLTLTQVQRVYAQAQRQVRNRKHASWVKSAYENKCAICGIALVVDARGTTYSEAGHVQPIGDPFKGPDHLTNILPFCPNHHKAFDRGGVWIDPNGSTPIIRSVTIDKQFDGRKLEVLKEHNFDISFAEWHAKYFGHF; encoded by the coding sequence TTGGACTGGACTACACTCGAAAGCCGCCCCGGATCTTTCTCTAAAAATTTTGGTTGGGGTGCAGCCCCCGGCCTTACTTTGCTTCATCGAGTGATCAATGCCATCTTCAACGGACAAATGACGCCTGTTCCTCGAGATAACGCGCGAGCAACTATCTCAAGGGTCGCCACCGGCGACCCACTTATCCCTCTGAATTTTTTTCTTTACAACCAAGAGATTGACGGAGAAAACTATATTATCCCTGATCAGCTGGTTCTCGAGGCTCTAGCGAACCCTCACGATCAATCTTTCGATCGGTTAGCTATGTCCGCGCTTAACTTCAGCCGCGTTGGCACTTGGAGAGGCGCGCGCCCTTGGCAAGCATATCCTGCACCTTGGGCCAGAAGATTTGCTGTTGAAGAAGTATGGGATGGCAACAGTTGGAACACACGTAGGATCACTACCGAGCGGATCGAAACCTTCATGGAAGGAAACATGATCTATGGTGGGAATACCCCGCACAAATTCGCAACAAATCTCCATTTCCTATATGATCGCTCAAGCCTTATCGGCCTCACCAGTTCAGAGCGAGAAGACTGGTGGGCCAGCGCCCTGTTTCTGTTCCTCGACCGATGTATGATGGATGGCGAAATCGGCATGGGTATTTCGGCATCCGATATACTGCAGTTTGTTCAAGATGAGGACTTTTGGGCTCTAACGGCGGCGAACCCGACACTTGCTCCTTTTGCAGCTTTGCCGATTATTGAAGAATATCTTGACCTTGGTGGACCAGAGCGCCTGGTAAGTGTTCACGTTGAAACCCCTACTCCTAAACCATCAGCGTTTCCGACAGGACGCGTTGATGCATCGAAGAAAGCATCAAAACCCAGGAAACCTGCAGATCTGACACTTACTCAAGTTCAGCGAGTTTACGCACAAGCTCAAAGGCAAGTCCGCAACAGGAAACATGCATCATGGGTCAAAAGTGCATATGAAAACAAATGCGCGATCTGCGGCATAGCGCTTGTAGTCGATGCTCGAGGAACAACCTATTCGGAAGCAGGCCATGTTCAGCCAATTGGGGACCCTTTCAAAGGCCCTGACCACCTGACTAACATTCTTCCGTTCTGCCCCAACCACCACAAAGCCTTCGACCGTGGAGGGGTATGGATCGATCCCAATGGTAGCACACCTATCATTCGTAGTGTTACGATCGACAAGCAATTTGACGGTCGAAAACTAGAAGTCCTGAAAGAGCATAACTTCGACATCAGCTTTGCAGAATGGCACGCTAAGTATTTCGGGCACTTCTGA